The Candidatus Poribacteria bacterium genome includes the window TCAAGAAGCGGTTAAACTTGCGAACATTGAAGAGAAGACGATGAACCCGAAGAGGCCGCTGGAACCTGAGATTGAAGTCTCCAAACTTATTCTTAAACCGACACCTTTGAGTATCTTCGCAAAAGGATTAGGGGACTCACTCCCCAGCTACCTTGGGATGACGCGCAACGGAATTACACAGGGACCCCCCGCTACGTTTTCAGCACCTCTTTCTCAGCTGTTAGGACATCTCGATTTTCTATTCGTGGTAGGTACCGTCTTCAGTCTGCTGGCATTGTTATTCACATTTGATGCCGTTGCCGGAGAGCGAGAGGCAGGCACGATTCGGATTACCTTAGCCAATTCCCTGCCGCGTGATCTCCTCTTGTGGAGTAAGTTGATCGGTGGATACCTTGTATTCGTTGTTCCATTTCTGGTGTCGTTCCTATTCGGCTTACTTCTGCTTGTCTGGCAAGGCTTTCCTCTGGGTGAATCAGACATTTCTCCACGAGTCCTCGGTCTGACGGCTATCTCGCTCCTCTACATCGGGGTGTTTTTTGCAATAGGGACGGTGATCTCTACTTACTTGGATAGTGCCAAAACAGCCCTTATCATCGCTTTCACTGTTTGGGTGTTTGCCGTGCTAATTACACCACGTGTCGGTTTTCTCGCAGCAAAGGTTATCGCCCCAACACGAACTTCGCAGAGCGTCTATATGGAAAAAACTGCCATGCGAGACAATTTTGATGCGGAACTGTCAGAGCAAAAAAAGAAAATTGTCATGGAAACACCCGCGGATGAGCGCGGGATGAGAATAATAGCTGGGGAGGTTGCGAACGAAATTGATGAACGCATGAAACCCTTTGAAGAAGAATACCGACAGAAATTTCAAGATCATGCTAACAAACTTGATCGGGATTACAAACGTGAAATAGAACGACAAGAACAGGTAGGGGAAACACTTTCACGCATCACGCCAACATCTTCGCTCATCTATCTCGCCACGAACCTGACACAGACAGGGAAGCAACACAGGCACAATTACTTTCAAGCAGGTGAGCGTTACTATAATGAACTCCATAGGGATCTTTTCAGTAAAATTGTAGA containing:
- a CDS encoding ABC transporter permease subunit, producing the protein MLLTLIQKEMMHHVLSVRFVALLLMCVLLIPLTLSINYQSYRQNLVDYQEAVKLANIEEKTMNPKRPLEPEIEVSKLILKPTPLSIFAKGLGDSLPSYLGMTRNGITQGPPATFSAPLSQLLGHLDFLFVVGTVFSLLALLFTFDAVAGEREAGTIRITLANSLPRDLLLWSKLIGGYLVFVVPFLVSFLFGLLLLVWQGFPLGESDISPRVLGLTAISLLYIGVFFAIGTVISTYLDSAKTALIIAFTVWVFAVLITPRVGFLAAKVIAPTRTSQSVYMEKTAMRDNFDAELSEQKKKIVMETPADERGMRIIAGEVANEIDERMKPFEEEYRQKFQDHANKLDRDYKREIERQEQVGETLSRITPTSSLIYLATNLTQTGKQHRHNYFQAGERYYNELHRDLFSKIVDHASARMWNPATDIVKITQPPPLEIITLEETFRQSAVDVLLLCFFAVMLTTVAFLKFFRLDI